atattttcaagtgaaaaacattttgaatacttattagataatattttagttttacaataatggttgttttttaaaatgtttttttcttggaaatatattaaaatatattttttatttttttaagtttattttttatattaatacatcaaaataatttaaaaaatattaaataataattttaaaaaatataaaataataaaataaaatctgagAAGAGCATGGTTGGACTGCGGAGATAAACGTTCAGGTCTGGTGTGCTATCAGCCCGACGTGCActtctaggtttttttaattcaactgtCCCAATATTGTGAAAAAATGGAGGGGTTTGAGTTATATTATTGGAATTCGGTTCCATGGCTATGCAATAAATTTAAGTGAAAAGGAAGTATTGCATCTTAATTAGAGAAATTTAGATGATGGAATATAAGAGTGGCTAACTACATGCATAACTCAAAATATACTTTATGATAAACGTTTCTCTTTGATAAATGGGTCTATTAATCATATAATATcatctaattatatataattacatcTAATAACTTAACTACATCTGATTAGTTCCATTATTGATAGCTCGCTTCCTCACGCTTACTGATAGGCCTCCATCCTGGAAATCACGTCTTGAGATTCTTCTTCTGTCCTCATCATGCCTCATTCTCAACCATGACATTATCTAGACGCGGAACCTCTCCATACGAATCAATTGGTGGCGATGGCGTGTAGAGCCTCTCCAAGCTACTCAATATTCAATTCACAGCAGAGGAAaaactaaacataaaatatattcctTGAAGCACTTGTAACACAGACAGTTTGTCCAGTAATTTTGCTCAACGCTATCTATAATCCTCAAACTGGAACTTAAACAAACACCTTCTCATGTAATTTTCAACTACAAGAAAACGAGTAAAGAAATACGAACATATTGCATTTTGTTCCAGAGAAATTCTTTAAATCAACGGGAACATAGTAACAATTAATGTCCTTGTACAAAGCTCCTGGACATCAAGCAATTATCAGCAATTTctttacctaaaaaaaaatgacagaaaaTTGACTGCAAAAGAAACTGAACTTGCCAATCCTACTCAAGCATGAGATCGACTTGCTTTTTGCAGCGCCTATCTATACAACTTAGttgcattttttcttcttaactaGTCTGCAATTTTTTCTGTATTACTTCGCCAAGAAAATATCGAGCTGCAGAGAATTGCCTGGCCCAAGAACAGTTAAGACTTTcagaatttcttttgatttgactAAGATGGTCTTTGCAGCCATTGACAGTCTTGCTTTTCCATCTTGACATCTAGCATCTTTATTCCACTCAAGATTTCTCACAATTCATGCAGAATCACACATTAATATCGAAAATCCATGGTTTTATTGTCCATACCATCAACCTAACAGCCTAAGCAAGTTAAGATGCATACCAAGAACAAGCAGAAAATTTCTACTTGGGAATTACCATCGGTACTAGAGCGACTATATGCTACTGAGCTTAAAAGGTCCCTTATTTGCAACAGCATACAAATTCTTCTTTCTGTTTTAAGATTTTCATCTCAATTGACAAGAtctaaacattaaaataaatgagcttttttttcttcgtgAGGCTGGAAGTTGCCTAACAACCTCCTTTCTCTGGTCCAGCAAGTGACAATTAGAACCAGAAAATAAGTACGGCAAGAAAGAATTTCACCATTTACTTAATGAAGCAATGACACATGACAGATTTCAACATTACAGAACagaaatggaaaaaacaaacactaatcAGGCAGAGAAAAGGGGGGAAATGACAAGAAGCAATTCATTTATGCTGCAAGACTATTCAAGATATAAGGTGGAAAATAACTCCAGAAAACACATACTAGAGATTAACAGATCTATATAGCTCCATTTGCTTACAATACGTGTTTGATCATGTTTGCTTTGTGGTGGTCTGCTTATACAATTTTCTAAAAGCTATCCAGGACAATTGTGAACTCCACCAAGCCATAAAACTGATTGTACACCTAACTACCAATTAACATCAGCATGATTGTGAAGAAGTGACCTCAGGATTAGAGTCCAGCTCCCACCAACCTCTGGCATCTTCCTTTTGCAAACAACCAACATCATCACCATCAAGAATATTATCCATGTCTCCACCCTCACTATCATTGCCATTACATTCATCATTGCTCTCATAATTATCAAACTCATAAACCATGCCATGCAAGTTTTTCTCTACCTCCGGATCATATGTCCACTCCAATCTCTTCAAGACATCACGGTCCTTCCACCGTCCCACAACCGTTTCTGCATCCTTCTTAGCCTTCCCCATCAAAATTTCCTGCCAAGAAAATCCTGCGTCGGCAACCCTCTTCAATGCCCCATCATTAACATCCCCTACCACAACCGTCTTTAAACATCTAGATTTAGCCTCCTTCAAAACATGAACAAAATCCGAATCATCTGATACAAGCACGAAACACTCAGCTCTCCTCTTATCCATCATATCTACCATATGATCTTTCAATGCCACATCCGCTGCCTGTGGCTTATCCAAAACAGTCCTAACCCAAAAACCAGCCCTTTTCAACTCATCAGCCAGACCATAACCTACTTTTGGAGTCAAAATATCCCTAGCAGCATTCTTATACTTCTGCATCTTCATTGCATACTTACCCACTAACATAACTCTCCTCTTCCCTCTTGCTGATTCTATCTGATTCAACCTCTTTTGTTGCTCACGCTCATGAATTTGcttaaaatgattaataaacttcTCGTTATTATAAAAATTCCTTCCACAAACTCTGCATAAATAAGATTCTACAGGCTTAATCACACCCTTATTTTCTAACTGATTCAACGACTTTCTCTGCTTTCTTTCCTCTCTCACAACTTGAGGCACGTAACTAAATGCATGCCTATTAGCGTAAGCCACCATGTATTTAACAAACCCAAATGAGCACGCAGCAGTTTTAAGCTTAATAGCAGCCTCAAATGGAGAGACAGTTTTGGGGGGTTTGTTGTCCAAATCCCAGAAAATTGCAAcattgttttgggttttttgaggTGATAAAGTCGGCGTTAGGCTTGAAGAACCCAAACCCAGTTTTGAATCAAAATGGCAGAAtctaaacaattcaaaacacgggttttggttttttagccgtgtagattttattgaatgGGAAAAGTTTCGAAATTTGAGAAACATGAGCATATGCAGAGGTGTTTGTTGATACAAAGCAACCGAGAGTCTTAAAAACGGGAACTTTTTCAtatatggagagagagagagagagagagagagtacagGGCTAGCTTATGTTGTTTGGATTATAGACATTTCTTCGGTTGCTTGCAAAGCTTCGGGAAGTTTTTGCAGGTCATGAGCACTCGACTTTGCAGAAGACCATCGGCTGCCGTGACTAAAAAAGGGCATCTCGTTACTCTTTGTAGAATTGGGCTTGTATATGTATATGGTGGACTGACCTGAAAATTTGGGCTATTGCAATATTACAACAACAGCCATAATTCAAAAACGACCAATTTCACCTTTCTCGAatcctctctttgtttttttttcctcgaatTGGTCAAAATCCGTTCACCTCTTTCTTCAATTCTTCGATCAACAAGAACTCgaaaaggcaaaaaagaaatagagaaagtTGATAAAATGGAAACAAATAGAAAGGAGAGACGTGATTATATTTGATAGTGATTTAGAAAATAGAGtgaatatttgttatcttggcggtgaataaaataaaaaatatattttatattacaaaAAGATTAAGTAAATTAATTTGGAAATGATGAAGAAATGTTGAAGTATTGATCAACATATTAAACCCATTTCTTTAAAAACTTGCTGGCTCTTCAAAAAGAAGAGTGATAAGCTTACAACATATTAAACCCAAGCATTCTCAATTATTCCTACAaagttttcataaattttttattttatttttgtgtgtgtCAGGATTGATATAGTCaaacttgtaaaaattaaaaattttaagtatTCAAGTAAAAACTTGTTATAACTGATTAAGGATCTATAATAAAAAGATGAGAATATAATctaaataaactatataaatgACCTAATAAATGCTTTTATAGATTAGTGGCATAAGTTTAGATTCAAAAAAGATCTTATGATGCGAAACTAGATTAGCAACTTAAAATGAAGATGATAATAGGTATAATTGTTGGTTTGAACTTAAACTTTTTTAGGTGATTTTATAagcaatttttatataaaaacaagtatGTTCTCATTGAACTACTGGTTTTTCCAAAATTATGCTCAGAAAGCATTGTTTaagataattttgttatttttctttgtgtttttggatttattattttatcttagattatgtttttgaattcttagttgttttcTTGTAAAAGTATTATGGTCtgattaaaattattgtaaacctttttttaaaaaatagattttcataacattatttttaaagaataaaactattaatttaaaatttatatttgcaaTACTTTTTACTAGTTAAatcttttataatttcttgTTGTCCATTTAGCTTTGTTTATATCAAAGTTTCATTCCAATAAATATAGATTCATGCTCACACCTGACCAAAAACCTTCTCAACCTAGAAAATTAAACTAATAGATgagttttcaaaatataatttataattattttctaatatataatctcaataaaagcaatttaaatttaaaacttgtagGGCCAAACCACCTTGTGTTCAATTCAACTTTTATGTTCCATTCggccaaaaaaattattattatcacaagAATTGAAccaaacatttataaaaaccaaTATTATGAATCATCATAGACATAAAGAAGATATATGTGTGTGAATACAAGTAactacaaatatataataatcaataaacaaataaattataaatgagaagttgatcttttttttttaaaaaaaaaagatatatatatataaatgaaattttttaccTTGGCCATGATTTATATCTTGTCTttcaacatataaataaaaataattattgtcataattttaaaatccgaCTCGAGATACAATATTCAAGTCAAGGGTTGGAAAGatcaattttgttgattttaaaaaataataattaaaacaatcttctaccaaataaattttcaaaaaaaatcaacatgctttttattcttgttttatcCTGAATAACTAGTTCAGGTCAAGTTAAtcgattttttcttaaactcgaATCAATCTAAGCCTGGAGTTGACCGTATTCCAGGATTAACCCATCAagttagttttaattttataattagaatcttcataatattattaatttttacaattaatataaaataaaataaaataaatatttaattactttttaaaatatacaagtttaataataatacatatcaaggaataaaaaaaaatcatattttattttattttatccatcttaatcaagaaagataaaaagataatcacttttctaataaatataattttatttctatttctatttctattacaTGACAATAAACCAAATGCTACGCCTATTGATAACTTTCAACATCCACGGGGCACCCATCTGATTATCAGTTTTGCAGCGTTTATGTGGCTTACAAATTTACAATCAATGTACTTGTACGCTCCACTGTACAAGAGTGGAACCCCTAGTCAACGAGGCGTTTAGTAGAGTGCCCTTGGACTTGTTGTTCTCCATGGACCTCTAGCCCGACTGCCTGGGATTTGAAATAAGGGCGGGCATGAACACAAGGAGAGTTAGGGCTTTTGTTTCTGGAGGCAGAGTAAAGTAAAGCACCATTGCGCTTTTGTTTCTGGAGGCAGAGTAAAGCACCGCTgccattaagtttttttataaatataattataatatataagcTCATTAGGAAATACATCTAATTTCACAATCTGGTTGTTTTGGTTGCAACAATCAAGTTATAATGCCTTAATCACGTACCGAGACTGTTTTTAGTTAATGAATTACTTCAATAATGAATGGTAACTTGATTTCAGTAATGTAATTTCAACCTGGAAAGAAACGTAGCATTAGATGCCCAAAATCAAGTTGCTTTCAGATAAATGGGAACCACAGAAACATCAATGTCTTCAAATAATGTGGATAAAGAGCCACCACCAACGCTAACAAAAAGAGATCATAGATAAAACAATGCATAGAAATGATCCTACTGTAAAAAAAAGTTCCAGGGTACAGCAAAAACCTTCCCATTATAAGAACAACTCACTCCTTGGCGATGCAGCTAATCCCAGCCTAGTAAAAGAAACCAAGCACTTTGCCACCAACATTCTTTCTTCTGGCCTCCTCATGGTCCATGATGCCCGCGGAGGTTGTCAAGACAATATATCCAAACTGCAAGAATCAGCCAATATTGCAGAGGTCATGCAAAATGCCATAAGCTATTCCATCAAAAGAAACTACAGTGATGGAACCCATATGGACAAGTATTTCTAAGAGCAACGATTTTAGGGAAATGAATAAAACCACAACACCCTGACAAAATAGACATTGCTAAAACTTAATCAAAGCTGCAAGGAGGTTGCTTGGCGGTGGACAGGACACTCCAAATATACCACACATCCCATTCACGGGTTTATAATAGCTCATTATTTACAATAGAAGCAGAATTTCTAAACgtgaattgaaattgaaattttctttttggcACTGACCTGTCTTGAAGGGAGCAACCTTGCAGTCCAAGTTTCAATCTCCTTGACACCCACATCAAAGCGAGGACTAATGACTCCACATTTGTTCAATCTTCCATTCaattcaaccacaattttaccAGCCCTGTGATCATCCACAAACTCAAATTCACCAATGTATCCTGCAGagcaaaaggcaaaaaaaaagagttatgaTTTGAAGTAATCAGACAATTCAAAGTAGAAAGCAGGTTAAAATGGCATCCTACCATGCTTTTGCATCACCAACAGAAATTTGATGATCACTTTTGAGGAGGGCCTGATCATGACCTGACGCTTCCCACGTTTCTCAGCATTGTACATGCTCTTCAGAGCATCATTCAAAACACTAACTCGCACCATTGTTGCTGCAACACAAATACATTGCAGATATTGTTAGCAGCAGATGTCTTGGATGCACAAAAATATGGTgcacaataacaaataaacattCAAACGAAAATGGCTATTCAGCATTTGGATAATGTTGTTCAATAAAGGGCGGATATTGAACAATGTTGCACCATTACATTCTAGGTTTTCATGGTATATGCGTTTATAAGCCAACAAACAGCTAGTGaactataaaacaataaaatcgaTTTAAATAACAAACTGATCTTTGGCCACCCAGCAAACAGAGTCATAGTTAACCCATtacagaaataaaaagatttaaagccCATTAAATAGCTATACGAGAAACAACCAAATCAATCTCTGGAACCCCTTCTCttaatatttccttttcttctccatgTTTTTCTATAATTCCCAGTAACCAAACAGAAATTAAATCACTGAGCTAAAGCCCAAAAACTTTGAAGCCAAGAAACGTTTACAatcttacaaagaaaaaaaacaaagaatgggTCTATAGAGCTAGAATGAGaatgagaaacaaataaaaagaagatacaAGCATTCCATATATTAACGAGACAGATCGGAACAAGTGGAGATAAAAAtcggaaataaaaaagaagaagaaagaataggTTGAGTACCGTAATCAAAAGCAGCGAGGGATCTGCAGAGGCGCCTTCCTAGCTAGGGTTTTTCAGTGAAAGTGGAGCTGAGACgttgatgatgagaaatatATTAGGGTGCTGTTTAGGCTATTGAGTCCAACAGGGTATAAATGGGTTGGTATTACAAGCCCATGTTCAGCccataaacttttattttataaaaatattttttagaaagatACTGCGAAATTTTGAAATcgctgaagaaaaaaaaaatgaaaattctgGAAAACTCTTGCGCCAAAACTAAAAGCACGGTGCCTTAGATTCAGGTGCAGTGATGTGTGGTTGGATTATTTaggtaaaatttataaaaataaaaaataaaaaaatatgtattttttttaatgatacatgatttatattttaaaagaattgtatataaaaaaccttaataatttcttactgtattttgatctcaaacatatataaaaaaaattagatgtgtagtaaaaattattttttaaaatgtttttttgaaaaatattaaaataatatatttttatattttttaaaatttaattttcacatcaatatattaaaataaaaaataaaaaataaaaaaaataatactaaaatttatttaaaaaaaaaaaaaaaaaaacacaatgacaAACAAGGCAAACACTGATGAGCTTGTAGTGTCAGTGGTTTGGATCTGAACTTGGTCAATAATTGAGCTAGTGTGAGATTAGGCGGAGCTGAGACTCATGTGCTTgaatattcaattttaatatatatatataaaccaaaacaaagtttttaaattCACTATTTAGcctcgctttttttttttttctcactcaataaatttttttttgattaattaaataatttatatgttttacaTGGAAATCAACacataattgtattttaaactttagttttatagaaattattttttattcatgaatacttgtttttttatttattttatatatataaatttatttaataattgttttaatgaacatatatttttaaatttacttttttaaaaatataattaaaaatattttttaaaatatttatttttataaataacaacaatatcaAAAACACTATTTAACTAAGAGCTAGAAAGAGggagaaagacaaaaaaataaataataataataataataacataaattaaaaacgaAAATCAGccccattattattttttttaaaaaaaaaatctccaagaAAGAGTATTATATTGCTAATTGTATGGCTACATATTTATGACAAATTTACATTGTGTGCGCGACTGCATTTTACTCTCacgaatgattttttttataattttggtgTTGTAGTACAGAAATTCATCAACACCTGAGCTTTAAATATTTTCAGCTCAAATTTtagattttccttttcaagtttaaatcttttttaaaatccttGAAAAGACCATGACAGGTTATAATTATGCTGTCATCTGATGAAATAATTGACCCCCTGtgtcaaatttttaattaagttgtGAAACGAAAACAAAAGCTCTGGTCTGCAGCTGGAAAATCAAAAGGTGGCCTTGACTGATCTGAATTATCCCACCCTATCTATTCTATATACAATGAAAGGCGTCTTCTCGGCGCCCGGTGATTATATTCATTTCAAGTCGCAAGTCCCTCTCCACAAGATTCCCGTAggtttctctctttctcccttTTCATTATGAATTGAATCATGAGTTTTATGTTTTACTTTTAccctttgtatttgttttattttcaagtatgATTTGGTCTCCCCTGTCTGAGAGTCAATCATCGGATGTTGTCTCCGTTTCATGCTCTCTCTTGATCGGGGTTTTCTTGATTTGGAGTTTTACTTGTTAGCTCTTACTCTGGTTACTTGTTTGTGCTCCTGCTTTACTTACAAGCTCTTGTTTTGAGTCAATGCTCAGGctttcatttgaattttattctatTATCGTGGTTCTTTTTGAATTCTCAATCAAAAATgggttgaataatttttttaaaaaaaaaattgtacgtAAGTTTCAAACTGTAATTGATCGAGGGTTATACTTTGTATCTTCAATTTGTGCAGTACTTGAATCACTCAAATCTTGGCCCTACtgatatttaatttcatcccttagctTCCCCGTACTATTTTCCTGCTAGGTTTTAACAGATGAGTtggtcttttatttattttttttatgtacgaAGCTTCAAACCATGGGGCGTCGATTTAA
This region of Populus alba chromosome 3, ASM523922v2, whole genome shotgun sequence genomic DNA includes:
- the LOC118028564 gene encoding small ribosomal subunit protein uS8z/uS8w produces the protein MVRVSVLNDALKSMYNAEKRGKRQVMIRPSSKVIIKFLLVMQKHGYIGEFEFVDDHRAGKIVVELNGRLNKCGVISPRFDVGVKEIETWTARLLPSRQFGYIVLTTSAGIMDHEEARRKNVGGKVLGFFY
- the LOC118028565 gene encoding uncharacterized protein, whose protein sequence is MKKFPFLRLSVALYQQTPLHMLMFLKFRNFSHSIKSTRLKNQNPCFELFRFCHFDSKLGLGSSSLTPTLSPQKTQNNVAIFWDLDNKPPKTVSPFEAAIKLKTAACSFGFVKYMVAYANRHAFSYVPQVVREERKQRKSLNQLENKGVIKPVESYLCRVCGRNFYNNEKFINHFKQIHEREQQKRLNQIESARGKRRVMLVGKYAMKMQKYKNAARDILTPKVGYGLADELKRAGFWVRTVLDKPQAADVALKDHMVDMMDKRRAECFVLVSDDSDFVHVLKEAKSRCLKTVVVGDVNDGALKRVADAGFSWQEILMGKAKKDAETVVGRWKDRDVLKRLEWTYDPEVEKNLHGMVYEFDNYESNDECNGNDSEGGDMDNILDGDDVGCLQKEDARGWWELDSNPEVTSSQSC